The following coding sequences lie in one Xiphias gladius isolate SHS-SW01 ecotype Sanya breed wild chromosome 24, ASM1685928v1, whole genome shotgun sequence genomic window:
- the LOC120786897 gene encoding XK-related protein 8-like isoform X3: MRHISAIRQGFKVWWRKEEGSEYAIYLTHDLSMLRLIETFCESAPQLTLMIYVMLHTNKARTVQFVSIAASTTSIAWMVVDYHRSLRSFLPDKAKQGWGSSFIYFLWNLLLIAPRVAALALFASVLPRHAGVLEMSLRTFFTKCHDPEGFAVFLSHDLSLLRLVETFSESTPQLVLMLTIILQRHQLDPVTVSKAVGSFSAVAFSVTTYHRSLRSFLPDKENQQITSSVVYFFSYLFLISSRVTALALFASVLPCFIFTHFFCSWLVLVFFAWRSKGDFMESPGGEWLYRATVGLIWYFAWFNVVKGRTRYKLLLYHLYMLADISIVCGYWCWKMCTEPSYFEIPHLYAIIASVSIVAVYILGLLFKIMYYKFCHPNLGKNQLKEVKTNMSQTGVGLTTSKSVSGDEVDLAVIMSGVSEATYDFVPQINILREQSDTDVTDGSWPSPPAPGIQRCNKRMRKLAENFYS; the protein is encoded by the exons CTTCAAGGTTTGGTGGCGGAAAGAGGAAGGGTCAGAGTACGCCATTTACCTGACACATGACCTCAGCATGCTCAGACTTATCGAGACGTTCTGTGAGAGCGCTCCTCAGCTGACCCTGATGATCTATGTCATGCTGCACACCAACAAGGCCAGGACCGTTCAGT ttgtGAGTATTGCCGCATCAACCACCTCCATAGCCTGGATGGTGGTTGATTACCACCGCTCCCTGCGCTCCTTCCTCCCAGACAAAGCCAAGCAGGGCTGGGGCTCCTCCTTTATCTACTTCCTGTGGAATCTGCTGCTGATCGCCCCGCGTGTTGCAGCCCTCGCCTTGTTTGCCTCTGTCCTGCCCAG GCATGCAGGCGTCCTGGAGATGTCTCTACGCACCTTCTTCACAAAGTGCCACGACCCCGAGGGTTTCGCAGTGTTCCTGAGCCACGACCTCAGCCTGCTGCGGCTCGTGGAGACGTTTTCCGAGAGCACCCCGCAACTCGTCCTCATGCTCACCATCATTCTGCAGCGGCACCAGTTGGACCCGGTGACAG TGTCGAAGGCCGTCGGTTCATTCTCAGCCGTCGCCTTCAGTGTGACCACGTACCACCGCTCCCTACGCTCCTTCCTGCCCGACAAGGAAAACCAGCAGATCACCTCATCGGTGGTCTACTTTTTCTCGTACCTGTTTCTCATCTCGTCCCGCGTCACTGCCCTCGCCCTCTTTGCCTCTGTTCTGCCCTGCTTCATCTTCACCCACTTTTTTTGCTCTTGGCTGGTTTTAGTCTTCTTCGCCTGGCGGTCCAAGGGCGACTTCATGGAGAGCCCTGGTGGAGAATGGCTCTACCGAGCCACTGTAGGCCTCATTTGGTATTTTGCATGGTTTAATGTGGTCAAGGGGAGGACGAGGTACAAGCTTCTGCTCTACCATTTGTACATGCTGGCTGATATTTCCATTGTCTGCGGCTATTGGTGCTGGAAGATGTGCACAGAACCGTCTTATTTTGAAATCCCACACTTGTATGCTATAATCGCTTCGGTCAGTATTGTTGCTGTTTACATCCTCGGTCtcttatttaaaataatgtattataaGTTCTGCCATCCAAACCTTGGCAAAAATCAGTTGAAAGAGGTCAAGACCAATATGTCCCAAACTGGAGTGGGACTAACTACCAGTAAATCGGTTTCTGGAGATGAGGTGGACTTGGCTGTGATCATGAGCGGGGTCTCAGAAGCTACATACGACTTTGTTCCTCAGATTAATATCCTGAGGGAGCAAAGCGACACAGATGTCACGGATGGCAGCTGGCCAAGCCCACCTGCACCCGGCATTCAACGCTGCAACAAAAGAATGAGGAAGTTAGCCGAGAACTTCTACTCCTGA
- the LOC120786897 gene encoding XK-related protein 8-like isoform X4 has product MDVFNYSCLDFLFTCLGLVFLLLDIGLDIFAAVSFYQEKAYVSLGILLLFLLGSSVLVQTYSWLWYSYEDFKRETKVESFLNLSQLRLLHWLQLGIYFRHAGVLEMSLRTFFTKCHDPEGFAVFLSHDLSLLRLVETFSESTPQLVLMLTIILQRHQLDPVTVSKAVGSFSAVAFSVTTYHRSLRSFLPDKENQQITSSVVYFFSYLFLISSRVTALALFASVLPCFIFTHFFCSWLVLVFFAWRSKGDFMESPGGEWLYRATVGLIWYFAWFNVVKGRTRYKLLLYHLYMLADISIVCGYWCWKMCTEPSYFEIPHLYAIIASVSIVAVYILGLLFKIMYYKFCHPNLGKNQLKEVKTNMSQTGVGLTTSKSVSGDEVDLAVIMSGVSEATYDFVPQINILREQSDTDVTDGSWPSPPAPGIQRCNKRMRKLAENFYS; this is encoded by the exons ATGGACGTGTTTAACTATTCTTGCCTGGACTTCCTCTTCACTTGTCTTGGACTGGTGTTCTTACTGCTTGACATAGGGCTGGATATCTTTGCAGCGGTGTCTTTCTACCAGGAAAAGGCGTATGTGAGCCTTGGTATTCTGCTCTTGTTTCTCCTGGGCTCGTCTGTGCTCGTCCAGACCTACAGCTGGCTATGGTATAGCTACGAGGACTTTAAGAGGGAGACAAAGGTTGAGAGCTTCCTGAACCTGAGCCAGCTCAGGCTTCTCCATTGGCTCCAGCTGGGAATCTACTTCAG GCATGCAGGCGTCCTGGAGATGTCTCTACGCACCTTCTTCACAAAGTGCCACGACCCCGAGGGTTTCGCAGTGTTCCTGAGCCACGACCTCAGCCTGCTGCGGCTCGTGGAGACGTTTTCCGAGAGCACCCCGCAACTCGTCCTCATGCTCACCATCATTCTGCAGCGGCACCAGTTGGACCCGGTGACAG TGTCGAAGGCCGTCGGTTCATTCTCAGCCGTCGCCTTCAGTGTGACCACGTACCACCGCTCCCTACGCTCCTTCCTGCCCGACAAGGAAAACCAGCAGATCACCTCATCGGTGGTCTACTTTTTCTCGTACCTGTTTCTCATCTCGTCCCGCGTCACTGCCCTCGCCCTCTTTGCCTCTGTTCTGCCCTGCTTCATCTTCACCCACTTTTTTTGCTCTTGGCTGGTTTTAGTCTTCTTCGCCTGGCGGTCCAAGGGCGACTTCATGGAGAGCCCTGGTGGAGAATGGCTCTACCGAGCCACTGTAGGCCTCATTTGGTATTTTGCATGGTTTAATGTGGTCAAGGGGAGGACGAGGTACAAGCTTCTGCTCTACCATTTGTACATGCTGGCTGATATTTCCATTGTCTGCGGCTATTGGTGCTGGAAGATGTGCACAGAACCGTCTTATTTTGAAATCCCACACTTGTATGCTATAATCGCTTCGGTCAGTATTGTTGCTGTTTACATCCTCGGTCtcttatttaaaataatgtattataaGTTCTGCCATCCAAACCTTGGCAAAAATCAGTTGAAAGAGGTCAAGACCAATATGTCCCAAACTGGAGTGGGACTAACTACCAGTAAATCGGTTTCTGGAGATGAGGTGGACTTGGCTGTGATCATGAGCGGGGTCTCAGAAGCTACATACGACTTTGTTCCTCAGATTAATATCCTGAGGGAGCAAAGCGACACAGATGTCACGGATGGCAGCTGGCCAAGCCCACCTGCACCCGGCATTCAACGCTGCAACAAAAGAATGAGGAAGTTAGCCGAGAACTTCTACTCCTGA